The Metasolibacillus fluoroglycofenilyticus genome segment ATAAAGTTCGGTCCAGAGCAAATGCGTACGCTTGGTCTTATAACAGACGATGGCTATTACACAAACTTAGGATTACTTTTCTCGGATCAATGTGAGCATACAATCAAATGTGCTCGTTATTTAGGAAACGATAAACTTGAATTTCAAGACCGCAGAGAATTTACTGGCTCTATTTTAGCCCAAGTAGAGGCAGCTTATGAATATTTATCGTTAAATAATGCAAAGCACGCATATTTCGAGGGGCTTAAACGAATTGAAACGGAAAGCTATCCGAGTTATGCATTACGTGAAGCGTTAATTAATGCGGTTACTCATCGCGATTATAGCTTTAGTGGTAGCATACTTATTCACCTATTCCAAGATCGATTGGAGCTTGTTTCTGTTGGTGGTCTAGTTAAAGGATTAACGCTAGAAGATATTGAATTAGGTATCTCACAAAGTCGTAACCCGAAACTAGCAAATGTCCTTTACCGATTAAAATGGATTGAAAGTTATGGCACAGGCTTACAGCGCATGAAAGAGAGTTATAGGGGGAGTGCTATTCAACCGTTTTGGACAGTTGGACCAAATGCATTCGTCGTCACACTTCCTAAAAACAACCTTTCTACTCCTACTGAAGATAATAAAATCTTATCTGACTGGTTAACACAAAATAAAGAATTTGCTTCCAAAGACCTTGAAAATTATTTAAATAAAAGTAAAGGTACAGTACGGAAAATTATTATGGAATTACTTCAGAGCGGACAAATTATACGCATTGGGCGAGGGCCGAAGACAAGGTATAAAGTGATTTAACATACTTGCAATAAAGTGAAACTTCCATCAGTGGGGGTTTTCCTCATCCCCACTGATTGTTAGTTGAACCAATCGGGCTTTTTCCAGCAGTTGATCTCCCGCTTATTCTTTAGCGTATTTTCACTTAAGTCTTGAAGTGGTAATCTCACAGCCCGTTAATGCGGGATAAACAAAAATAGTTGTATATGATGCTTTGTTCGCTATAATCAAATTAACAATAATAGAAAGTAGCGTTCAGATGAAAACATATAATGAAAAGATGAGCATTTATCATGGCATGGCTTCCACACTTGCTGCCAATACAACGGCAAATTATATTCCGATATTTTCGATGGCGATTTTAGGGGCGACGAATTATCAGGTCGGCTTAATTAGCTCTATTCCGCCTTTAGTCACATTGCTGATGACGATTCCAGCGGCAATTTTATTGAATAAGGCGGTAGAGCAAAAGAAGCTTGTTGCCTTTTCCGTACTGATTGCAAGGCTTATTTTTATGTCATTCATCTTTATCGCCTATATCCCGCAGGCAATTGCGTCATGGGCTTTATTAGCGTTGATTGCGTTAATGAGTATACCAAACACAATGGCGAATATGGGCTGGCAGGCATTAATCGGTAATATTATTGAGGATAGAAGGCGTGGTCAATTTTTTAGTGACCGCAATCG includes the following:
- a CDS encoding RNA-binding domain-containing protein, whose product is MNLKESLTLEFKRELTDAIKREIIAFANTQGGELYIGVDDDGTIIGLDNADKVLESITSMLHDGIQPDILVHTFLEIIELEDKEVVKISIARGARRPYHLKAKGMKPSGVFIRYGTSVTNASEENIRQMIIESDGINYETMRSIQQELTFTEAGAVFNEQNIKFGPEQMRTLGLITDDGYYTNLGLLFSDQCEHTIKCARYLGNDKLEFQDRREFTGSILAQVEAAYEYLSLNNAKHAYFEGLKRIETESYPSYALREALINAVTHRDYSFSGSILIHLFQDRLELVSVGGLVKGLTLEDIELGISQSRNPKLANVLYRLKWIESYGTGLQRMKESYRGSAIQPFWTVGPNAFVVTLPKNNLSTPTEDNKILSDWLTQNKEFASKDLENYLNKSKGTVRKIIMELLQSGQIIRIGRGPKTRYKVI